The Streptomyces bacillaris sequence GGCGGGGTCGGCCACCCCGATCAGGACGCGGTGCAGGACGTACGGGCGGATGCCCGGCTCCCCGGTCAGCTTCTCCGCCACGTGCAGCGGGTGGGCGCCGTCCAGGCGGGCGCGGAGCAGCACCCAGGTCATCAGGTGGCCGGTGTCGTGGGCGCCGGAGACCACGGACTCCCACAGCTCGGCGGCCTTCGCCTCGTCGGGGGCGCCGAGGTGGGTGAGCAGCCGGAGGGGATCCTTCCAGAGCGGCTTGGGCCTGGCCCACCAGGCCAGCAGCTCGTCGGCGGCCGGGTGGCCCAGGTCCTGGGCGAGGCAGGTGAGGGTGACGAGGGGGTGGCGCCACTCGGTGTAGGTGGTGCGGTACTGCTTGGCCAGCTCCTTCTTCCAGCGCGGCAGGAGGGCCCGGACCTCCGCCTCGCCCGCCGCGCCGTGCGCGTACAGCAGCTCCAGGCAGAAGGCGATGCCCTGGACGCCGGTGGCGGGGTCGGCCACCCGGTCCCGCAGCCACCCGGTGTCGGCGGGGGAGAGCGTGCGGTAGCGGTGCCAGAGGTCCCCGAGCGCCCCTTCGTAGGTGGTCAGGTCCGGGCCGGTGCCCGCCAGCAGCTCGTCGCGGACGGCCTCGTACCGGTCGGCGGCGGCCAGCGCCTCGGCCGCTTCCGGGCCGGGGGTGCGGGCGGCGCGCTCGCGGACGTGGGCGACCTGGTCGTACGCCGCCCGTGCCGCCGCAACCCGCAGGGGGCGGGGCAGCCGGTCGTCCGTGGTGAGCCGGACGGCCGTGAGGGCGGCGGCGGACCGGGCCATCTCGCGGTCGGCGTCCGGGTGGGCGGCGCGCCACTCCTCCGTCACGGCGGTGCGCACCGCGCCCAGCAGCGCGGCCCGGGCCGTCTCCCGGTCGGGCAGCTCCGCGCAGAGCGCCCGGGCGGCGGCGTACGGGTCGGGTTCGTGGAGCGTCCGGTACGTACGGAACCAGGCGGGGACGGCCCCGTCGTGACCGGCGAGCACCAGGGCGCGCAGGGCGGCCAGGGCCCGTGGGGAGGGGTGCTCGGCCAGGGTGTCGGCCGGGGCCGGGCCGAGGGCGGCGGCCAGCTCCCAGGCCTCCTCGCGCCCCTGGCGCAGCAGCGCGTTCAGCACGGGCCACCAGCCGCGCCAGGCGGAGAGCCGCCCGGCGTGCTCCTCCTGCCCGGCGGCCAGCAGCCGTGACGCCTCCTCGGGCGTCAGCGCCTGCCGCAGTTCCAGGGCGGTGGCGAAGCGGTCGGTGGCGGTGACCGGGTCGGTTGCGGCGGAGGGGCCGGTGGCGGCGCCCGGCTCGACCGGACCGGCCAGCCGGTCGTGGAGCCAGCGCCCCTCGGGGCCGGTGAGCGGGGAGGCGTGCCGGCCGTGGCGGTCGGCGCCGATCCGATCGAGGAACTGGCGTACGCCTGCCTCGTCCCGGGGGTCGGGCAGCCCGTCGGGGTCCGTCGCCGTGACCCGGTCCAGCTCGAACGCGGCCTGCGGCCCGTTGTCGACGAGCCGGTAACCCTCCGGGCCCGCCCCGAGACCCGCGGCGACCGTGGCGTGGTCGCCGCCCCAGTGCAGATACAGCCGACCCCGGAGCGCGCCGGTGCGGTCGAAGGCGGCGTGGGACTGCCAGTGCCAGTACGCGAAGGAGGCGCGCCCGGTGATCCCCCGGGCCGCGAACAGCTCGGCGGCGTCCTCGTGGCCGTCGGACTGGGTGTAGCGGCTCCGGGTAGGCGGGGGCAGGGCGACGAAGCCGTCGCCGCCCAGCCCGCGCCACCACTTCTTGATCCGGGTGAGATCCGAGCGCTCTCCGGCCCCACGGTCCGAGGTCAGTCCCACCAGAACGACCACACTTCCTGGTCGAGCAGCCGCTTCTGTGCGTAGACCTCCAGGTCGTACGGCGGGGACTGGTCGATGTTGTCCGGGCA is a genomic window containing:
- a CDS encoding serine/threonine-protein kinase; the protein is MVVLVGLTSDRGAGERSDLTRIKKWWRGLGGDGFVALPPPTRSRYTQSDGHEDAAELFAARGITGRASFAYWHWQSHAAFDRTGALRGRLYLHWGGDHATVAAGLGAGPEGYRLVDNGPQAAFELDRVTATDPDGLPDPRDEAGVRQFLDRIGADRHGRHASPLTGPEGRWLHDRLAGPVEPGAATGPSAATDPVTATDRFATALELRQALTPEEASRLLAAGQEEHAGRLSAWRGWWPVLNALLRQGREEAWELAAALGPAPADTLAEHPSPRALAALRALVLAGHDGAVPAWFRTYRTLHEPDPYAAARALCAELPDRETARAALLGAVRTAVTEEWRAAHPDADREMARSAAALTAVRLTTDDRLPRPLRVAAARAAYDQVAHVRERAARTPGPEAAEALAAADRYEAVRDELLAGTGPDLTTYEGALGDLWHRYRTLSPADTGWLRDRVADPATGVQGIAFCLELLYAHGAAGEAEVRALLPRWKKELAKQYRTTYTEWRHPLVTLTCLAQDLGHPAADELLAWWARPKPLWKDPLRLLTHLGAPDEAKAAELWESVVSGAHDTGHLMTWVLLRARLDGAHPLHVAEKLTGEPGIRPYVLHRVLIGVADPAQPLWHYAIDPRSHGWWHRAQEVADNPTLSAEARAIGMKAAREHYVTRYPDQVRPPLAEGEVNAARAWLEARADRTAAD